One stretch of Filifactor alocis ATCC 35896 DNA includes these proteins:
- a CDS encoding lysylphosphatidylglycerol synthase transmembrane domain-containing protein — protein MKELYEIPKIIRNVQQQYILIAIFTMFLFFLCQSITTKRLLHAFGYKATVVQCFRYSLIDYYFSSITPGSSGGQPSEIYYMKKDGIAVSESSLIMLLYNSMYHIGVIAVIFIFTLGNIRYILGESGIMLTLFKVGMLIQFLLATIFFLLIFAANIVYNIMDRIVLILKSYEYKKVDKLEKTIKKTLVSYQTSADWIAKNPKIFLEIIPIILLQITLFYSISYWIGKAFGVENISLIKMIAYQGVFIMTFESLPLPGGIGVAETGFLRIFSRIYTKETLAGALLLTRGITYYCYLLLGAFMSFLSKGQKVHRIKNIA, from the coding sequence ATGAAAGAACTATATGAAATTCCCAAAATCATAAGAAATGTACAACAACAATATATTTTAATTGCCATTTTTACAATGTTTTTATTTTTCTTATGTCAAAGCATCACAACGAAAAGACTTTTGCACGCTTTCGGATACAAAGCAACAGTCGTTCAATGCTTCCGATACAGCCTGATTGACTACTATTTTTCATCTATTACTCCTGGATCATCAGGTGGACAACCATCCGAAATCTACTATATGAAAAAAGACGGAATCGCCGTCTCTGAGAGTTCTCTTATTATGTTACTTTATAACAGTATGTATCATATCGGCGTCATTGCTGTCATATTTATCTTCACCTTGGGAAATATCAGATATATTTTGGGAGAAAGCGGCATTATGCTCACTTTATTCAAGGTGGGAATGCTAATACAATTTCTGTTAGCAACTATCTTCTTTCTGCTTATTTTTGCAGCAAATATTGTCTATAACATTATGGACAGAATCGTACTCATCTTAAAATCCTATGAGTACAAAAAAGTTGATAAACTGGAAAAAACTATCAAAAAAACATTAGTTTCCTATCAAACAAGTGCAGACTGGATTGCAAAAAATCCTAAAATCTTTCTTGAAATCATACCAATCATACTTCTTCAAATCACACTCTTTTATTCTATTTCATATTGGATAGGAAAAGCATTTGGAGTTGAAAATATCAGTCTTATCAAAATGATTGCCTACCAAGGTGTATTTATCATGACCTTCGAATCACTTCCTCTACCTGGAGGTATCGGAGTTGCCGAAACAGGATTTTTGCGCATTTTTTCAAGAATTTACACCAAAGAGACACTCGCCGGAGCACTTCTCTTAACTAGGGGAATTACTTATTATTGCTATCTGTTGTTGGGAGCATTTATGTCATTCTTATCAAAAGGACAAAAAGTTCATAGAATCAAAAATATAGCATAA
- a CDS encoding MGDG synthase family glycosyltransferase, whose amino-acid sequence MKVLTLTAKCGMGHFQCAKAIEEQLKKDFYLADVECVDIYEIKFDDKTELFYKCYNIIVESGNLLYNLAYKKITKNNQNPALTKIMSKILLDDFSRFIEIKNPDIVISTYSFTSQLMSLYKEKTGSQIPLITWITDVKPHNGWVNFNTDKYIIADEVTKKELQKLGIDVNKIKIGGIPISNKFDFEISKNKNNKKNILVMGGGLGLLPKKMKFYEKLASLPDVEVTIVTGKNKKLYHKLIDKFPTLNILGYVNNIDYLMQNSDILLTKAGGITTFEAIYNETPMIVFKPFLEQEVHNAEYISNKEIGYVLPSKMKRCQKDIDLILEIVENDDLLEDMKYNIRKIKNGIDSNVLEETILEESVQKC is encoded by the coding sequence AAGACTTTTATCTTGCTGATGTCGAATGTGTTGACATATACGAAATTAAATTCGATGATAAAACCGAATTGTTTTACAAATGTTACAATATAATCGTAGAATCAGGAAACCTGCTATACAATTTAGCTTACAAAAAAATAACCAAAAACAATCAAAATCCGGCATTGACAAAAATAATGTCAAAAATTCTACTTGATGATTTTTCAAGATTCATCGAAATCAAAAATCCTGATATTGTGATTTCTACTTATTCTTTCACATCTCAGCTCATGTCATTGTATAAAGAGAAAACAGGCTCCCAAATTCCTCTGATTACATGGATTACCGATGTAAAACCACACAACGGATGGGTTAATTTCAACACAGATAAATATATTATCGCCGATGAAGTGACAAAAAAAGAATTACAAAAATTGGGAATAGATGTTAACAAAATCAAAATCGGAGGAATTCCCATATCAAACAAATTTGATTTCGAAATAAGCAAAAACAAAAATAACAAAAAAAACATTCTGGTAATGGGTGGCGGGTTAGGTCTCCTTCCTAAAAAAATGAAATTTTACGAAAAATTAGCCTCCTTACCTGATGTTGAGGTAACGATTGTAACGGGCAAAAATAAAAAACTCTACCATAAATTAATTGATAAATTTCCCACATTAAATATTCTGGGATATGTAAACAACATAGATTACCTGATGCAAAATTCAGATATTTTACTTACGAAAGCCGGCGGAATCACTACATTCGAAGCAATTTATAACGAAACTCCCATGATTGTATTCAAACCGTTTCTTGAACAAGAAGTACACAATGCGGAATATATTTCCAATAAAGAAATCGGGTATGTTTTGCCTTCCAAAATGAAACGCTGTCAAAAAGATATTGATCTTATTTTGGAAATTGTTGAGAACGACGATCTTTTAGAAGATATGAAATACAATATCCGAAAGATAAAAAACGGTATTGATTCTAATGTATTAGAAGAAACCATTTTAGAAGAGAGTGTTCAAAAATGTTAA
- a CDS encoding polysaccharide deacetylase family protein encodes MLIKTILIPAFLWSGYSILPTVYYKFIYKERYQKNELQLTFDDGPNPIYTEQILDILKQHHTKAIFFVIAEKVEKYPDILKKIHQEGHDVGLHCYHHTHPFLWGIWKTKKDMQKSKQILENHGIKPSYYRPPHGWVNLSMILISKRWNMPLKLWTCIVGDWNENKDWKDIYDAMQKEKQKGGVICLHDSNHKMNSSSKAPENTISALNEYFKKCGDTNWT; translated from the coding sequence ATGTTAATAAAAACAATCTTAATTCCGGCATTTTTATGGAGTGGTTACTCCATCCTTCCAACAGTATATTACAAGTTCATCTACAAAGAACGTTATCAAAAAAATGAGTTGCAACTGACCTTTGATGATGGACCTAACCCTATTTATACAGAACAAATTTTAGATATTCTCAAACAACACCATACAAAGGCTATTTTCTTTGTCATTGCTGAAAAAGTTGAAAAATACCCTGATATTCTCAAAAAAATACATCAGGAAGGTCATGATGTCGGACTTCATTGCTACCATCATACCCATCCGTTTTTATGGGGAATATGGAAAACAAAGAAAGATATGCAAAAATCCAAACAAATCTTGGAAAACCATGGTATCAAACCATCCTACTATCGGCCACCCCACGGATGGGTAAATCTATCCATGATACTTATTTCCAAAAGATGGAATATGCCTTTGAAACTATGGACGTGTATCGTAGGAGATTGGAACGAAAATAAAGATTGGAAGGATATTTATGATGCAATGCAAAAAGAAAAACAAAAAGGCGGAGTCATATGCCTTCACGATTCCAACCACAAGATGAATAGCTCTTCCAAAGCACCTGAAAACACTATTTCAGCCCTAAACGAATATTTCAAGAAATGCGGTGATACAAATTGGACATAA